Proteins from a genomic interval of Cyanobium sp. AMD-g:
- a CDS encoding tetratricopeptide repeat protein has protein sequence MGRRFWRLFSSLCLALPLTVLPAPAKALVPFVYLPQEKELEGAGLGIAQAAARLLRLGQAEDAARLAELTVRLLPDDPRGWVLLAEAELRSNQMEKAVVALARAKQLDPNNAGIWFAEGSLALRNGKPQDAIGLLRKGIELDGKNAGAYFDLGNAQILLGNTDAALGSFEKAAGLRKDFWEAINNQGLVLFESGRTADAIDRWQRVLKIKPDIAETSLALAAALFERGPAERAQALKLAETALAEEPNYVKDSFQKEQLWGPRLRAVTAQLLALPELKAAVERAQANATAGDGNGGSSDDS, from the coding sequence GTGGGCCGGCGGTTCTGGCGACTGTTTTCCTCCCTCTGCCTGGCCTTGCCACTGACGGTGCTTCCCGCTCCGGCCAAGGCACTGGTGCCGTTCGTGTACCTGCCCCAGGAAAAGGAACTGGAGGGGGCGGGGCTGGGCATCGCCCAGGCGGCGGCACGGTTGCTGCGGCTCGGCCAGGCGGAGGACGCCGCCCGGCTGGCGGAACTGACCGTGCGGCTGCTGCCGGACGACCCCCGCGGCTGGGTGCTGCTGGCGGAGGCGGAGCTGCGCAGCAACCAGATGGAGAAGGCGGTGGTGGCCCTGGCCCGGGCCAAGCAGCTGGATCCCAACAATGCCGGCATCTGGTTCGCCGAAGGCTCCCTGGCCCTGCGCAACGGCAAGCCCCAGGACGCCATCGGCCTGCTGCGCAAAGGCATTGAACTGGACGGCAAGAACGCCGGTGCCTATTTCGATCTGGGCAATGCCCAGATCCTGCTGGGCAACACCGACGCCGCCCTGGGCTCGTTCGAGAAGGCTGCGGGGCTGCGCAAGGACTTCTGGGAAGCGATCAACAACCAGGGCCTGGTGCTGTTCGAGAGCGGCCGCACCGCCGACGCCATTGACCGCTGGCAACGGGTGCTGAAGATCAAGCCGGACATCGCCGAAACCTCCCTGGCCCTGGCGGCAGCTCTGTTTGAGCGCGGACCGGCGGAGCGGGCCCAGGCCCTGAAGCTGGCTGAAACCGCCCTGGCGGAGGAGCCCAACTACGTGAAGGACAGCTTCCAGAAGGAGCAGCTGTGGGGGCCGCGGCTGCGGGCGGTGACCGCCCAGCTGCTGGCCCTGCCGGAGCTCAAGGCCGCGGTGGAGCGGGCCCAGGCCAATGCCACCGCCGGTGACGGCAACGGTGGCAGCAGCGACGACTCCTGA
- the ftsY gene encoding signal recognition particle-docking protein FtsY, whose translation MVFDWFKRTLAQPAPEPAAAPAPEPEPQPEPEAAKAASEPEAAAPSEVAPAATAVASAPAPPTPAGPGVDEDALAWARQAYARLKAQQEAASQAAAPAPSPEPAPAAEAPAAPEPSPEPPPTPEPAAPTVATGLSLLEQAAAQRQQRLQEITAPPEPAPSASPAAATPAPPAAAEADAADPSLGAFDATFTWSAEVLAAQGRRVEEVSLEEIDWLGRLRRGLEKTRKGFVTQLLENLGDDPLTPAVLDDLESTLLRADVGVKATDQVLEALRRRLNEEVVDPAEGLRFLKEQLRGLLDAPIRAGDTVVLAPQRERLNVWLLVGVNGVGKTTTLGKLANLAVRSGYSCLIAAADTFRAAAVQQVSVWGERSGVTVVANPSANADPAAVVYDAIGAARSKGTELVLVDTAGRLQTKHNLMEELGKVRRTITKLAPEAVVESLLVLDASQGQNGLRQAMAFASAAGLTGVVLTKLDGSARGGVALAVASEAGLPIRFIGAGEGIRDLRPFNSFEFVEALLAS comes from the coding sequence ATGGTCTTCGATTGGTTCAAACGGACGCTGGCCCAGCCCGCCCCGGAGCCCGCCGCCGCACCCGCGCCGGAGCCGGAGCCCCAGCCCGAGCCCGAAGCCGCGAAGGCTGCGTCCGAGCCTGAAGCCGCGGCCCCGTCCGAGGTCGCTCCGGCTGCCACCGCAGTCGCGTCCGCACCTGCCCCCCCCACTCCCGCCGGCCCCGGGGTCGACGAGGACGCCCTGGCCTGGGCCCGCCAGGCCTACGCCCGGCTGAAGGCTCAGCAGGAGGCGGCCAGTCAGGCCGCTGCGCCGGCGCCTTCCCCCGAACCGGCCCCAGCCGCCGAGGCACCAGCAGCTCCCGAGCCCTCTCCCGAACCGCCGCCGACACCCGAACCAGCCGCTCCAACCGTGGCGACCGGCCTGTCCCTGCTGGAGCAGGCCGCCGCCCAGCGCCAGCAGCGCCTTCAGGAGATCACCGCCCCCCCCGAGCCCGCCCCGTCCGCGTCGCCGGCCGCCGCCACACCGGCCCCCCCTGCGGCAGCGGAGGCCGATGCCGCCGACCCCAGCCTGGGGGCCTTTGATGCCACCTTCACCTGGTCGGCTGAGGTGCTGGCGGCCCAGGGACGGCGCGTCGAGGAGGTGTCCCTGGAGGAGATCGACTGGCTGGGCCGGTTGCGCCGCGGCCTCGAGAAGACCCGCAAGGGTTTCGTCACCCAGCTGCTGGAAAACCTCGGCGACGATCCCCTCACCCCGGCGGTGCTCGACGATCTCGAGTCCACCCTGCTGCGCGCCGATGTGGGCGTGAAGGCCACCGACCAGGTGCTCGAAGCCCTGCGCCGTCGCCTCAACGAGGAGGTGGTGGATCCGGCCGAAGGCCTGCGCTTCCTCAAGGAGCAGCTGCGCGGCTTGCTGGACGCCCCCATCCGCGCCGGTGACACTGTCGTGCTGGCCCCCCAGCGCGAGCGGCTCAACGTCTGGCTGCTGGTCGGGGTGAACGGGGTCGGCAAGACCACCACCCTTGGCAAGCTGGCCAACCTGGCGGTGCGCAGCGGCTACAGCTGCCTGATCGCCGCCGCCGACACCTTCCGGGCCGCGGCGGTGCAGCAGGTGAGCGTCTGGGGCGAGCGCAGCGGTGTGACGGTGGTGGCCAACCCCAGTGCCAACGCCGATCCGGCGGCCGTCGTCTACGACGCCATCGGCGCCGCCCGCTCCAAGGGCACCGAGCTGGTGCTGGTGGACACGGCTGGCCGGCTGCAGACCAAGCACAACCTGATGGAGGAACTGGGCAAGGTGCGGCGCACCATCACCAAGCTGGCGCCGGAGGCGGTGGTGGAGTCGCTGCTGGTGCTCGATGCCAGCCAGGGCCAGAACGGCCTGCGGCAGGCCATGGCTTTCGCCAGCGCCGCCGGCCTTACCGGGGTGGTGCTCACCAAGCTCGACGGCAGCGCCCGCGGCGGTGTCGCCCTGGCGGTGGCCTCCGAGGCGGGGCTGCCGATCCGCTTCATCGGGGCCGGCGAGGGCATCCGCGACCTGCGGCCTTTCAACAGCTTCGAGTTCGTCGAGGCGCTGCTGGCCTCCTGA
- a CDS encoding DUF502 domain-containing protein yields the protein MVPSSSPSSDQPLGNRLQQDLKNDLIAGLLVVIPLATTIWLATTVSRFVLAFLTSIPKQFNPFNTLNPLLQDLINLGVGLLVPLLGILLIGLMARNIVGRWLLEFGEGTLLRIPLAGSVYKTLKQLLETFLQGNSSRFRRVVLVEYPREGLYAVGFVTGVIGTAIQSDFGEKMLSVFIPTAPNPTTGWYAVVPERLVKDLELSVEDAFRTIISAGIVSPDEREPNSNRSFASLLAQLRAPQTS from the coding sequence TTGGTCCCATCCAGTAGTCCCAGTTCCGACCAGCCCCTGGGCAACCGGCTGCAGCAGGATCTCAAGAACGATCTGATCGCCGGCCTGCTGGTGGTCATTCCGTTGGCCACCACGATCTGGCTCGCCACCACGGTGAGCCGCTTCGTGCTGGCGTTCCTCACCTCGATTCCCAAGCAGTTCAACCCGTTCAACACCCTCAACCCCCTCCTCCAGGACCTGATCAACCTGGGGGTGGGGCTGCTGGTGCCCCTGCTGGGCATCCTGTTGATCGGCCTGATGGCCCGCAACATCGTCGGCCGCTGGCTGCTGGAGTTCGGTGAGGGCACCCTGCTGCGCATCCCCCTGGCGGGCTCCGTCTACAAGACCCTCAAGCAGCTGCTGGAAACCTTCCTGCAGGGCAACTCCAGCCGCTTCCGGCGGGTGGTGCTGGTGGAGTATCCCCGCGAAGGGCTCTACGCCGTGGGCTTCGTCACCGGAGTGATCGGCACCGCCATCCAGTCCGATTTCGGCGAGAAGATGCTCAGCGTCTTCATTCCCACCGCCCCCAACCCCACCACCGGTTGGTACGCCGTGGTGCCGGAACGGCTGGTGAAGGATCTGGAGCTGAGCGTGGAGGATGCCTTTCGCACAATCATCTCCGCCGGCATCGTCAGCCCGGACGAACGGGAACCCAACTCCAACCGCAGCTTTGCCAGCCTCCTGGCCCAGCTGCGTGCCCCCCAAACCTCCTGA
- a CDS encoding DNA topoisomerase (ATP-hydrolyzing) subunit A: MPDERVQPIALHQEMQRSYLEYAMSVIVGRALPDVRDGLKPVQRRILFAMHELGLTPDRPYRKCARVVGDVLGKYHPHGDQAVYDALVRLVQTFASRHPLLDGHGNFGSVDDDPPAAMRYTETRLAPIANEAMLDEIGSDTVDFAPNFDGSQQEPTVLPAQLPFLLLNGCTGIAVGMATSIPPHNLGEVVDALIALIRKPDLPEEKLLAMVPGPDFPTGGEVLLGSGVRDTYATGRGSIPMRGVAHIEEVQPGKGRHRRGAVVVTELPYQLSKAGWIEKLAEQVNDGKIGGIADIRDESDRDGMRVVIELRRDAEPQKVLEELQRRTALQSNFGAILLTLVNGQPQQLNLRQLLLRFLEYRELTILRRTNHGLKRCEDRLEVVQGLIKALDDLKRVIEMISEARDAATARASLQVHLDLSERQADAVLAMPLRRLTGLEQEGLRKEAAELEQERTRLRHLLDDRDTLLDTMVSELKGLRKRYATPRRTRLVEGGDALVAQRAAAVRPNTELQRQQAFEALASDGRLLIQTDGAVRIVTPQVLGRLHLDAAAELGELPPPARLILPVAEQPALLAFSAGGKVALLRWEFAGQHPGKLERFLPDSLQGEQVVQVLPLPQPASGSLGLLSTDGRFKRLPIEDFLELSGRPATVLKLKDGVTLQRVVPCLEGEDLVVATSTGRVLRLAINDANLPVLGRTAQGPMLLRLLPGERIVGAARAAAGGGVLLASRRGQVKRLQLESLRPCQRGAMGQIGLRFLERDDVLVDLQAGDAPVIGVTLEGPEGRNLRLSADQLPPEDCGGSGNLLALKPGDAVQQLVPLIGGP, from the coding sequence ATGCCGGACGAGCGCGTCCAACCGATCGCCCTGCATCAGGAGATGCAGCGCTCCTACCTCGAGTACGCGATGAGCGTGATCGTGGGACGGGCCCTGCCGGACGTGCGCGACGGGCTCAAGCCGGTGCAGCGCCGCATCCTGTTCGCGATGCACGAGCTGGGGCTGACCCCCGACCGGCCGTACCGCAAGTGCGCCCGGGTGGTGGGCGACGTGCTGGGCAAGTACCACCCCCATGGGGACCAGGCCGTCTACGACGCCCTGGTGCGACTGGTGCAGACCTTCGCCAGCCGCCACCCACTGCTCGACGGCCACGGCAACTTCGGCTCGGTGGACGACGATCCGCCGGCCGCGATGCGGTATACGGAAACCCGGCTGGCGCCGATCGCCAACGAGGCGATGCTCGATGAGATCGGCAGCGACACGGTCGATTTCGCCCCCAACTTCGATGGCTCCCAGCAGGAGCCGACGGTGCTGCCGGCCCAGCTCCCCTTCCTGCTGCTGAACGGCTGCACCGGCATCGCCGTGGGCATGGCCACCAGCATCCCCCCCCACAACCTGGGTGAGGTGGTGGATGCCCTGATCGCCCTGATCCGCAAGCCCGACCTGCCCGAGGAGAAGCTGCTGGCGATGGTGCCGGGCCCGGATTTCCCCACCGGCGGCGAGGTGCTGCTGGGCAGCGGCGTGCGCGACACCTACGCCACCGGGCGGGGCAGCATCCCGATGCGGGGTGTGGCCCACATCGAGGAGGTGCAACCGGGCAAGGGGCGCCACCGCCGCGGTGCCGTGGTGGTGACGGAGCTGCCGTACCAGTTGAGCAAGGCGGGCTGGATCGAGAAGCTGGCCGAGCAGGTGAACGACGGCAAGATCGGCGGCATCGCCGACATCCGCGACGAGAGCGACCGCGACGGGATGCGGGTGGTGATCGAACTGCGGCGCGATGCCGAACCCCAGAAGGTGCTGGAGGAACTGCAGCGCCGCACGGCCCTGCAGAGCAATTTCGGCGCCATCCTGCTGACGCTGGTCAACGGCCAGCCCCAGCAGCTGAACCTGCGCCAGCTGCTGCTGCGCTTCCTGGAGTACCGGGAGCTGACGATCCTGCGGCGCACCAACCATGGGCTGAAACGCTGCGAAGACCGGCTGGAGGTGGTGCAGGGGCTGATCAAGGCCCTCGACGACCTGAAGCGGGTGATCGAGATGATCAGCGAGGCACGGGATGCCGCCACGGCGCGGGCCAGCCTGCAGGTGCACCTGGACCTGAGCGAACGCCAGGCCGATGCCGTGCTGGCCATGCCGCTGCGGCGGCTCACGGGCCTGGAGCAGGAGGGGCTGCGCAAGGAGGCGGCGGAACTGGAGCAGGAACGCACCCGGCTGCGGCACCTGCTCGACGACCGCGACACCCTGCTCGACACCATGGTGAGCGAGCTCAAGGGTCTGAGGAAGCGCTATGCGACGCCCCGCCGCACCCGCCTGGTGGAGGGCGGCGATGCCCTGGTGGCCCAGCGGGCGGCGGCGGTGCGGCCCAACACCGAACTGCAGCGGCAGCAGGCCTTCGAGGCCCTGGCCAGCGATGGCCGGCTGCTGATCCAGACCGACGGCGCCGTGCGGATCGTGACGCCCCAGGTGCTGGGGCGGCTGCACCTCGATGCCGCCGCCGAGCTGGGCGAGCTGCCGCCGCCGGCGCGACTGATCCTGCCGGTGGCCGAGCAGCCGGCCCTGCTGGCTTTCAGTGCCGGCGGCAAGGTGGCGCTGCTGCGCTGGGAATTCGCCGGCCAGCACCCCGGCAAGCTGGAGCGCTTCCTGCCCGACAGCCTGCAGGGGGAGCAGGTGGTGCAGGTGCTGCCTCTGCCGCAGCCCGCCAGCGGCAGCCTGGGGCTGCTGAGCACGGACGGACGCTTCAAGCGGCTGCCGATCGAGGATTTCCTGGAGCTGTCGGGCCGGCCCGCCACCGTGCTGAAGCTCAAGGACGGGGTGACGCTGCAGCGGGTGGTGCCCTGCCTGGAGGGGGAGGATCTGGTGGTGGCCACCAGCACGGGGCGGGTGCTGCGGCTGGCGATCAACGACGCCAACCTGCCTGTGCTGGGCCGCACCGCCCAGGGGCCGATGCTGCTGCGCCTGCTGCCGGGCGAACGGATCGTGGGGGCGGCGCGGGCCGCTGCCGGCGGCGGCGTGCTGCTGGCCAGCCGCCGCGGCCAGGTGAAACGGCTACAGCTCGAAAGCCTGCGGCCCTGCCAGCGGGGCGCCATGGGCCAGATCGGCCTGCGCTTCCTGGAGCGCGACGACGTGCTGGTGGACCTGCAGGCCGGCGACGCCCCTGTGATCGGCGTGACCCTGGAGGGCCCCGAGGGCCGCAACCTGCGGCTGAGCGCCGATCAGCTGCCGCCGGAGGACTGCGGCGGCTCAGGCAACTTGCTGGCGCTGAAGCCCGGCGATGCGGTGCAGCAGCTGGTGCCCTTGATCGGCGGTCCCTAG
- the nusB gene encoding transcription antitermination factor NusB, whose protein sequence is MQSRTLARELALLMLGQVSDRGSGAEAPTGSFDVLLQQAVTTLSQHVREALDRSAEDLQQAQQRLLDSELQDQGEKQLPTVRRHLQDGLTHAEQALNRLSASLELPRLLLLADQDAVRLDAIARAKAVLRDRAGLDRRLDAVMEGWRLTRLPRVDRDILRLAVVDLEDFATPAAVACNEAVELANRYSDDQGRRMINGVLRRFTAARV, encoded by the coding sequence ATGCAGAGTCGCACCCTTGCCCGTGAACTGGCCCTGCTGATGCTGGGTCAGGTGAGCGATCGCGGCAGTGGGGCCGAAGCCCCCACCGGCTCTTTTGATGTTCTGTTGCAGCAGGCCGTCACCACCCTCAGCCAGCACGTGCGTGAGGCCCTCGACCGCTCCGCTGAGGATCTGCAGCAGGCCCAGCAGCGGCTGCTCGACAGCGAGCTGCAGGACCAGGGCGAGAAGCAGCTGCCCACGGTGCGGCGCCACCTGCAGGACGGCCTCACCCATGCCGAGCAGGCCCTCAATCGCCTCTCGGCCAGCCTGGAGCTGCCGCGTCTTCTGCTCCTGGCCGACCAGGACGCCGTGCGGCTTGATGCCATCGCCCGCGCCAAGGCGGTGCTGCGCGACCGTGCAGGCCTCGATCGCCGTCTCGACGCGGTGATGGAAGGCTGGCGGCTCACCCGCCTGCCCCGGGTCGACCGCGACATCCTGCGGCTGGCGGTGGTGGACCTCGAGGACTTCGCCACGCCCGCCGCCGTGGCCTGCAACGAGGCGGTGGAACTGGCCAACCGCTACAGCGACGACCAGGGGCGACGCATGATCAACGGTGTGCTGCGGCGCTTCACCGCCGCCAGGGTTTAG
- a CDS encoding ester cyclase, producing MSEANKHLVRRLMEEAWNGRNLEVIDELCSASFTMVDPSAPHLAAGPEAAKAYIAAMIAAFPDLQITIQDLFAEGDRVSLRWSAEGTHLGELHGMAPTHRRVCVSGQAIYRMADGKIEDDWIIVDTYGMLQQLGVLPVN from the coding sequence ATGTCAGAGGCGAACAAGCACCTCGTCCGTCGTCTCATGGAGGAGGCATGGAATGGGCGGAACCTTGAGGTGATCGACGAGCTTTGCTCGGCGAGTTTCACCATGGTTGACCCTTCGGCGCCCCATCTTGCGGCAGGCCCCGAGGCGGCAAAGGCCTATATCGCCGCCATGATTGCAGCCTTTCCCGACCTCCAGATCACGATTCAGGACCTGTTCGCAGAGGGAGATCGCGTTTCCCTGCGATGGTCCGCTGAGGGCACCCACCTGGGAGAGCTCCATGGCATGGCGCCGACCCACAGGCGCGTGTGTGTCTCCGGGCAGGCGATCTACCGGATGGCCGACGGGAAGATTGAAGACGACTGGATCATTGTCGATACGTACGGAATGCTTCAGCAACTCGGCGTTCTTCCCGTCAACTGA
- the queG gene encoding tRNA epoxyqueuosine(34) reductase QueG, whose amino-acid sequence MKGPGSLSALAAALRARAEALGFAPVGLAAVPGGPRLPLRTAALERWLAAGHQAGMGWMNDPRRQRIEALLPGVRSVLAVGWNYHVDQEQAPGSLRVARYGWGRDYHRVIDGRLRQLGRWLEEAAPGTTWRACVDSAPLLDKAWAEEAGLGWIGKNGNLIDRRRGSWMLLGHLLTSLDLPPDCPAEPLCGACTACIDACPTGAIDEPFVVDARRCLAYHTIENRDEALPAPIAGRLQGWVAGCDICQEVCPWNHQALPVAGDVDVQPRPWLLDLRGEEALGWSDADWDERLRASALRRIRPAMWRRNIRAALAGGGGQRGTAP is encoded by the coding sequence TTGAAGGGTCCCGGCTCCCTTAGCGCGCTGGCGGCGGCACTGCGGGCCCGGGCCGAGGCGCTGGGCTTCGCGCCGGTGGGCCTGGCGGCGGTGCCGGGGGGCCCGCGGCTGCCGCTGCGCACGGCCGCCCTGGAGCGCTGGCTGGCGGCGGGGCACCAGGCGGGGATGGGCTGGATGAACGACCCGCGCCGCCAGCGGATCGAGGCGCTGCTGCCGGGGGTGCGCAGCGTGCTGGCCGTGGGCTGGAATTACCACGTGGACCAGGAGCAGGCACCGGGCAGCCTGCGGGTGGCCCGCTACGGCTGGGGGCGCGACTACCACCGGGTGATCGATGGGCGCCTGCGGCAGCTGGGGCGCTGGCTGGAGGAAGCGGCGCCGGGCACCACCTGGCGGGCCTGCGTCGACAGTGCGCCCCTGCTCGACAAGGCCTGGGCGGAGGAGGCGGGCCTGGGCTGGATCGGCAAGAACGGCAACCTGATCGATCGCCGCCGCGGCTCCTGGATGCTGCTGGGCCACCTGCTCACCAGCCTCGACCTGCCGCCCGACTGCCCGGCCGAACCCCTGTGCGGCGCCTGCACCGCCTGCATCGACGCCTGCCCCACCGGCGCCATCGACGAGCCCTTCGTGGTCGATGCCCGCCGCTGCCTGGCCTATCACACGATCGAGAACCGCGACGAAGCCCTGCCGGCGCCGATCGCCGGGCGCCTGCAGGGCTGGGTGGCCGGCTGCGACATCTGCCAGGAGGTCTGCCCCTGGAACCACCAGGCCCTGCCCGTCGCCGGCGACGTGGACGTGCAGCCGCGTCCGTGGCTGCTGGATCTGCGTGGCGAGGAGGCCCTGGGCTGGAGCGACGCCGACTGGGACGAGCGGCTGCGGGCTTCGGCCCTGCGGCGGATCCGGCCGGCCATGTGGCGGCGCAACATCCGGGCGGCGCTGGCGGGCGGTGGGGGACAACGGGGGACGGCTCCCTAG
- a CDS encoding HpsJ family protein has protein sequence MAAVSSSRFSPLLRWMGLTLVVLLILQLVAVLSLWDWEQEAFRQLVVERLISQAPMALIGLLLMYLSSRLEDQSEGRTPVLWTVCIISGLLAVLLTASLPITFGGDQQMQQQNEQQIASKRGQLEMARQQSKDPALLQQLIRQAEATGQVPPGATEAQKTQSARAFIDRQLDQLETQFKQTEQTGKVTLSQRRYGGSLGAVVLIIAFTILCLGSVL, from the coding sequence GTGGCTGCCGTTTCCTCCTCCCGTTTCAGCCCGCTGCTGCGCTGGATGGGCCTCACCCTGGTGGTGCTGCTCATCCTGCAGCTGGTCGCCGTCCTCAGCCTCTGGGACTGGGAGCAGGAGGCGTTCCGCCAGCTGGTGGTGGAGCGGCTGATCAGCCAGGCCCCCATGGCTCTGATCGGTCTGCTGCTCATGTACCTCTCCTCCCGCCTGGAAGACCAGTCGGAGGGGCGCACGCCCGTCCTCTGGACGGTCTGCATCATCAGTGGTCTGCTGGCTGTTCTGCTGACCGCCTCCCTGCCGATCACCTTCGGTGGTGACCAGCAGATGCAGCAGCAGAACGAGCAGCAGATCGCCTCCAAGCGCGGCCAGCTGGAGATGGCCCGCCAGCAGAGCAAGGATCCCGCCCTGCTGCAGCAGCTGATCCGCCAGGCCGAAGCCACCGGCCAGGTGCCCCCCGGCGCCACCGAGGCCCAGAAGACCCAGTCGGCCCGGGCCTTCATCGATCGCCAGCTCGACCAGCTCGAAACCCAGTTCAAGCAGACCGAGCAGACCGGCAAGGTCACCCTCAGCCAGCGCCGCTATGGCGGATCGCTTGGCGCGGTGGTGCTGATCATCGCGTTCACCATCCTTTGCCTCGGCAGTGTCCTGTAA
- a CDS encoding GNAT family N-acetyltransferase: protein MNEQRLTVRRATDSDLTVLARFGFALGQLHVGFDGERFAVPPGGESAYEAFFRAELQRPEVVLLIAEAGPQPVGYAFVRMEPMSLVEIRRAGAWLHDIYVDPEARSGGIGRRLLEAAKEAALALGSSSLMLSASSQNAAARQLFERAGLRPTMVEMRIELEA, encoded by the coding sequence GTGAACGAACAGCGCTTGACCGTGCGCCGAGCGACGGACTCGGACCTGACCGTGTTGGCCCGCTTCGGCTTCGCCCTCGGACAGCTGCATGTCGGTTTTGATGGGGAGCGCTTCGCCGTGCCGCCCGGTGGGGAGAGCGCCTATGAGGCCTTCTTCCGAGCGGAGCTCCAGCGTCCGGAGGTCGTGCTGCTGATCGCCGAGGCTGGCCCCCAGCCCGTGGGCTATGCCTTCGTGCGGATGGAGCCGATGAGCCTGGTGGAGATACGCCGTGCTGGAGCCTGGCTTCACGACATCTACGTGGATCCCGAGGCCAGGAGCGGCGGGATCGGCCGCCGGCTGCTCGAGGCGGCCAAGGAGGCGGCCCTCGCCCTGGGCTCCAGCAGCCTGATGCTCAGTGCGTCGTCGCAGAATGCCGCCGCCCGGCAACTGTTCGAGCGTGCCGGACTGCGCCCGACCATGGTCGAGATGCGGATCGAACTGGAGGCGTGA
- a CDS encoding GAF domain-containing SpoIIE family protein phosphatase, whose protein sequence is MSSQPPPQPLSTSVPSPSPDRGPSLTASLRQLLDSLGREQRRNQELLASLSFALRSYTNLKRFLELVPLVAARLVEAEGSLLVVFHADGRLWREQLQATAGERSAEVLRQLAALPDGQLQNQEGDEAVAVLLDPLVQRLLGAQQVFATSVVARSRQRGRLYVFSGRRGYSWSDVRRRHLQLVADLTGVALENEVLQQDRRRHERLDRQLSIGAEVQSQLLPDHCPVIDGVELAALCRPAFQVGGDYYDFIPTQPQLSGHRREQAPWALVMGDVMGKGVPAGLLMTLLRGMLRAEVLSGLPPDRILHDLNQLAQEDLAHSHRFVTLFYSDYDPRTRLLRYANAAHNPPLVWRRLTGRVERLDTPGLLIGLQSEAEYGCGELQLEPGDVILYYTDGVTEASGFSGERFDEERLVRAFHGACRAAHEAQTILDRLFERLDRFVGSDRRLEDDASMVVLKVRDGVVLPSLPPT, encoded by the coding sequence GTGAGCAGCCAGCCGCCCCCGCAGCCCCTCTCCACCTCCGTACCGTCCCCGTCACCCGATCGGGGGCCGTCGCTCACGGCCTCGCTGCGCCAGCTGCTCGACAGCCTCGGCCGGGAACAGCGCCGCAACCAGGAGCTGCTGGCGTCGCTGTCGTTCGCCCTGCGCAGCTACACCAACCTCAAGCGTTTCCTTGAGCTGGTGCCCCTGGTGGCCGCCCGGCTGGTGGAGGCCGAAGGCAGCCTGCTGGTGGTGTTCCATGCCGATGGCCGGCTCTGGCGCGAGCAGCTCCAGGCCACCGCCGGTGAGCGCAGTGCCGAGGTGCTGCGCCAGCTGGCCGCCCTGCCCGATGGCCAGCTCCAGAACCAGGAGGGTGATGAGGCCGTCGCGGTGCTGCTCGACCCCCTGGTCCAGCGCCTGCTCGGCGCCCAGCAGGTGTTCGCCACTTCCGTGGTGGCCCGCAGTCGCCAGCGGGGCCGGCTGTACGTGTTCAGCGGCCGGCGCGGCTACAGCTGGAGTGACGTGCGCCGCCGCCACCTCCAGCTGGTGGCCGACCTCACAGGCGTGGCCCTGGAGAACGAGGTGCTGCAGCAGGACCGGCGCCGCCATGAACGGCTCGACCGCCAGCTGAGCATTGGCGCCGAAGTCCAGTCCCAGCTGCTCCCTGACCACTGCCCCGTGATCGATGGCGTCGAGCTGGCGGCCCTCTGCCGTCCGGCCTTCCAGGTGGGCGGCGACTACTACGACTTCATCCCCACCCAGCCCCAGCTCAGCGGCCACCGGCGCGAGCAGGCCCCCTGGGCGCTGGTGATGGGAGATGTGATGGGCAAGGGGGTGCCGGCCGGCCTGCTGATGACCCTGCTGCGGGGCATGCTGCGGGCCGAGGTGCTCAGCGGCCTGCCCCCGGATCGCATCCTCCACGACCTCAACCAGCTGGCCCAGGAGGACCTGGCCCACTCGCACCGCTTCGTCACCCTCTTCTATTCCGACTACGACCCCCGCACCCGCTTGCTGCGTTACGCCAACGCCGCCCACAACCCGCCGCTGGTGTGGCGGCGCCTTACCGGCCGGGTGGAGCGGCTCGACACCCCCGGCCTGCTGATCGGTCTGCAGAGCGAGGCGGAATACGGCTGCGGCGAACTGCAGCTGGAGCCGGGTGATGTGATCCTCTATTACACCGATGGCGTCACCGAAGCCAGTGGCTTCAGCGGTGAGCGCTTCGATGAGGAGCGGCTGGTGCGGGCCTTCCATGGCGCCTGCCGGGCGGCCCATGAGGCCCAGACGATCCTGGACCGGCTGTTCGAGCGCCTCGACCGTTTCGTCGGCAGCGACCGCCGCCTCGAGGACGATGCCTCGATGGTGGTGCTGAAGGTGCGCGACGGGGTG